A window of Metabacillus sp. B2-18 contains these coding sequences:
- the ctaE gene encoding cytochrome c oxidase subunit III — MASVEEKLTAENFPASPEKSTLEGKNKFTGFWLFLGGETVLFATLFATFLALRESTAGGATTQELFEIPLVFAATMLLLTSSLTSVYAMYHMKNFNFGKMQLWLIITVLLGLAFLILEIYEFNHYVHEFEFTITSSALGSSFYTLVGTHGLHVAFGLLWITTLIVRNAKRGLSLYNAPKYYVASLYWHFIDVVWVFIFTVVYLMGMVG, encoded by the coding sequence ATGGCATCTGTTGAAGAAAAATTAACAGCAGAAAATTTCCCTGCTTCGCCTGAAAAGTCAACCCTTGAAGGCAAAAATAAATTTACTGGCTTTTGGTTATTCCTTGGTGGAGAGACAGTACTCTTTGCAACTCTTTTTGCAACATTCTTAGCTTTAAGAGAATCTACTGCAGGTGGGGCTACCACACAAGAGTTATTTGAAATTCCTCTTGTATTTGCAGCAACGATGTTACTTTTAACATCAAGTTTAACTAGTGTATATGCAATGTACCATATGAAAAACTTCAATTTTGGTAAAATGCAACTTTGGTTAATCATTACTGTTCTATTAGGATTGGCATTCCTGATTTTGGAAATTTATGAGTTTAATCATTATGTCCATGAATTTGAATTCACAATTACTAGTAGTGCACTTGGATCTTCTTTCTACACGCTAGTAGGAACACACGGACTTCACGTTGCTTTTGGTCTATTATGGATTACTACCTTAATTGTTCGAAATGCAAAACGTGGCTTAAGTTTGTATAATGCACCTAAATATTATGTTGCAAGTTTATATTGGCACTTTATTGATGTTGTTTGGGTGTTCATTTTCACTGTTGTATACTTAATGGGAATGGTGGGATAA
- the ctaF gene encoding cytochrome c oxidase subunit IVB: MANNHNSTNPKVDLAYRRKKNAEDMKHQVVTFGMMIFLTIVAFIAVGYDGIAEWFKIPFIITLAVIQVIFQLYYFMHMSHKGHETPALFLFSGVGVAGLTVLAFVTIIWW, translated from the coding sequence ATGGCAAATAATCATAATTCAACAAACCCTAAAGTAGATCTTGCTTATCGTCGTAAAAAAAATGCAGAGGATATGAAACATCAGGTTGTAACATTTGGCATGATGATTTTCTTAACAATTGTCGCATTTATTGCTGTAGGATATGATGGAATTGCTGAATGGTTCAAGATTCCTTTTATCATTACTCTTGCGGTTATTCAAGTCATTTTCCAGCTTTACTACTTTATGCATATGAGTCATAAAGGACATGAAACTCCAGCATTATTTCTTTTTTCAGGTGTAGGAGTTGCTGGCTTAACAGTTTTAGCTTTCGTTACGATCATTTGGTGGTAA